One region of Acidobacteriota bacterium genomic DNA includes:
- a CDS encoding ABC transporter ATP-binding protein, with the protein MKSKHYHDEEALGKIYDSRLARRMFGYLKPYGPQVACSIALLLAVAGLQVLGPYLMKVGIDDYIAARDWRGLRGLALIYAGILLLQFVTAYAQAYLMNWTGQRIMYDLRMQIFGHFQRLHLAFFDKNPVGRLITRATTDVDVLNELFTSGVIKIFGDIFTLVFIVAAMLWINWKLALVSFAVIPLLVAATAVFKIKVRGAFRRVRTAIAGINAFMQENVTGMAVVQVFGQKERQFQEFRRRNQGHRDAFLDSIFYYAVFYPAVNLIGALAVALILWYGGLQVMEGALTLGAVVAFIQYADRFYRPISDLSEKFGILQSAMASSERIFKLLDQEPEIPPAQRPYLPSGPVRGEIEFRDVTFAYKPGHPVLKRVSFKVGAGERVAIVGATGSGKSTIISLLSRFYDIQQGRILVDGVDVREWDSGALRRQMAVVLQDVFLFSGTVAQNISLWSSRRHPAPAPESVRRAARQVHAQPFIEELAQGYESRVAERGASLSVGQRQLLAFARALARDPRLLILDEATSSIDTETELLIQDALDRLMQGRTSLVVAHRLSTIQTSDRIIVLHKGRIRESGTHQELLAERGLYHKLYQLQYKDQLRDSRRDTAISCLDRA; encoded by the coding sequence ATGAAGTCCAAGCACTACCACGACGAAGAAGCGCTGGGCAAGATCTACGATTCCCGCCTGGCCCGGCGCATGTTCGGCTATCTCAAGCCCTACGGGCCGCAGGTGGCCTGCTCCATCGCCCTCTTGCTGGCGGTGGCCGGACTGCAGGTCCTGGGGCCCTACCTGATGAAGGTGGGCATCGACGACTACATCGCCGCCCGGGATTGGAGGGGACTGCGTGGGCTGGCCCTGATTTACGCGGGCATCCTGCTGCTGCAGTTCGTGACCGCCTACGCCCAAGCCTACCTCATGAACTGGACCGGCCAGCGCATCATGTACGACCTGAGGATGCAGATCTTCGGCCATTTCCAGCGCCTCCACCTGGCTTTCTTCGACAAGAATCCGGTGGGAAGGCTGATCACCCGCGCCACCACCGACGTCGACGTCCTCAATGAACTCTTCACCTCGGGCGTGATCAAGATCTTCGGCGACATCTTCACCCTGGTCTTCATCGTGGCCGCCATGCTCTGGATCAACTGGAAGCTGGCGCTGGTCAGCTTCGCCGTCATTCCGCTGCTGGTGGCGGCCACGGCTGTTTTCAAGATCAAGGTGCGGGGCGCCTTCCGCCGGGTCCGAACCGCCATCGCCGGCATCAACGCCTTTATGCAGGAGAACGTGACGGGCATGGCGGTGGTCCAGGTCTTCGGCCAGAAAGAACGCCAGTTCCAAGAGTTCCGCCGCCGCAACCAGGGGCATCGCGACGCCTTCCTCGACTCCATCTTCTACTACGCCGTCTTTTATCCGGCCGTCAATTTGATCGGCGCTCTGGCGGTGGCCCTGATCTTGTGGTACGGCGGATTGCAGGTGATGGAAGGGGCGCTGACGCTGGGGGCGGTGGTGGCCTTCATCCAGTACGCCGACCGCTTTTACCGTCCCATCAGCGACTTGAGCGAGAAGTTCGGGATTCTGCAGAGCGCCATGGCCAGTTCCGAGCGCATCTTCAAGCTGCTCGACCAGGAGCCTGAGATCCCGCCGGCCCAACGGCCTTACCTTCCCTCGGGCCCGGTGCGCGGAGAGATCGAGTTTCGCGACGTCACCTTCGCCTACAAGCCGGGACATCCCGTCCTCAAGCGGGTCAGCTTCAAGGTGGGTGCCGGAGAGAGGGTGGCCATCGTGGGAGCCACGGGTTCGGGCAAATCCACCATCATCTCTCTGCTGAGCCGCTTCTACGACATCCAGCAGGGCCGCATTCTGGTGGACGGGGTGGATGTGAGGGAATGGGACTCGGGGGCCTTGAGGCGGCAGATGGCCGTCGTCTTGCAGGACGTCTTTCTCTTCAGCGGCACGGTGGCCCAGAACATCAGCCTATGGTCGAGCCGCCGCCATCCCGCCCCCGCCCCGGAGAGCGTCCGCCGGGCGGCCCGCCAGGTGCATGCCCAGCCTTTCATCGAAGAGCTGGCCCAGGGATATGAAAGCCGGGTAGCGGAAAGAGGGGCGTCGCTGTCCGTGGGTCAGAGGCAGTTGCTGGCCTTCGCCCGGGCTCTGGCCCGCGATCCACGCCTGCTGATCCTGGACGAAGCCACCTCGTCCATCGACACCGAGACGGAACTGCTCATCCAGGACGCCCTCGACCGTTTGATGCAGGGACGGACTTCGCTGGTGGTGGCCCACCGGCTTTCCACCATTCAGACCAGCGACCGAATCATCGTGCTGCATAAAGGGCGCATCCGGGAATCAGGCACTCATCAAGAACTGCTGGCTGAACGCGGTCTTTACCACAAGCTTTATCAGTTGCAGTACAAAGATCAGTTAAGAGACTCCCGGCGGGACACGGCTATTTCTTGCCTTGATCGGGCATGA
- a CDS encoding HDOD domain-containing protein codes for MQRREIMAKALRDLPPFPAVAWEVMRMVKDPNAGASDLEKVVARDPALAARVLKLSNSALYGVRGTITTLSRAIVILGMKTLQSLVVAASSESLYRSGSLKDRLMWNHALGVALISRLLARRFNHSEPEEAFVGGLLHDIGKTVLDHNLPGRYQNVLQAVYNDGMTFLEAENHYLDFNHTEVGAYVLNRWNFAPVLQEAVRLHHQPEYAQIDARLCAIVSLANTLCVRLGVGPERNPDLDLSDCEAVSMLKLSGEEAEQLLEAVRPGLQDQELF; via the coding sequence GTGCAACGAAGAGAAATCATGGCCAAGGCCTTGCGCGACCTGCCGCCTTTTCCGGCGGTGGCTTGGGAGGTCATGCGCATGGTCAAGGATCCCAATGCGGGGGCTTCGGACCTGGAGAAGGTGGTGGCCCGCGACCCGGCTCTGGCGGCCCGCGTCCTCAAACTGTCCAACTCGGCCCTCTATGGGGTGCGCGGTACCATCACCACTCTTTCACGGGCCATCGTCATCCTGGGCATGAAGACGCTTCAGTCGCTGGTGGTGGCGGCTTCCAGCGAGTCGCTTTACCGGAGCGGCAGCCTCAAGGACCGGTTGATGTGGAACCATGCGCTGGGTGTGGCCCTGATATCGCGCCTGCTGGCCCGGCGTTTCAACCACAGCGAGCCTGAAGAGGCCTTCGTGGGGGGGCTTCTGCACGATATCGGCAAGACGGTGCTCGACCATAATCTGCCGGGCCGTTATCAAAACGTGCTTCAGGCCGTCTACAACGACGGCATGACCTTCCTGGAGGCTGAGAATCACTATCTGGATTTCAACCATACCGAGGTGGGGGCTTACGTGCTCAACCGCTGGAATTTCGCCCCTGTTCTGCAGGAGGCGGTGCGCCTCCATCACCAGCCCGAGTATGCCCAGATCGACGCCCGCCTGTGCGCCATCGTCAGCTTGGCCAACACCCTCTGCGTGCGTCTGGGCGTGGGGCCGGAACGCAATCCCGATCTCGACCTGAGCGATTGCGAAGCGGTCTCGATGCTCAAGTTGAGCGGGGAGGAGGCGGAGCAACTGCTGGAGGCGGTGCGTCCGGGGCTGCAAGACCAGGAACTGTTTTAG
- a CDS encoding GWxTD domain-containing protein: MKSIRLALASSFFIPCLLCPLSAQDAAEKGQFKKWLEREVVWIISEKEKEEFKSLQGKEEKQAFIARFWQRRDPSPSTPRNEYKEEHYRRWIFAQQHFSEGVPGWKSDRGRVYIIHGPPDGEYFHQARNVISADQQLESTERSPDSIVWVYHQLPLAKHFRGEMRVVFQRAGGLTRQNFVLGESQTAQEKADTLERKFFPASNPNWMEADVRYRLTMAGPPGVINARGAELPTSGTGDFAKHVADLFRSPGQLLEEEEEERRRRIQSQDSIKKDIAANVTFDSLRVDLSWESYFLPQQEWMLPLTVQFPVQGLKGQRVDIYTSLLDEQGRIFDEFIDSLEIPQDYPLENVEYGNRFLAPAGHYTLRTVLREVESQSSGTALLEVDLQQRSPSKVAFGSVLVTNRVEVGSPDQPLPSDSELVYQGVRLLPMRTSQFGSDSHLYLYFQYWVPEQQDCRVVLAASFIHEGQIIKRIQPTELPGSAQSGRDWGTVIPLQGFEPGQYVLQLQLMDLEAKSNDFHRLRFQVGS; the protein is encoded by the coding sequence GTGAAATCCATCCGTCTGGCACTGGCTTCTTCGTTCTTCATCCCTTGCCTGCTCTGCCCGCTTTCGGCTCAGGACGCGGCGGAAAAGGGGCAGTTCAAGAAATGGCTGGAGCGCGAGGTGGTGTGGATTATCTCCGAGAAAGAAAAAGAGGAATTCAAAAGCCTCCAGGGCAAAGAGGAGAAGCAGGCCTTCATCGCGCGGTTCTGGCAGCGCCGCGACCCCAGCCCTTCCACCCCGCGAAACGAGTACAAGGAAGAGCACTACCGGCGCTGGATCTTCGCCCAGCAGCACTTTTCGGAAGGCGTGCCCGGCTGGAAGAGCGACCGCGGACGCGTCTATATCATCCACGGCCCTCCGGACGGCGAATACTTCCACCAGGCCCGCAACGTAATCAGTGCCGATCAGCAACTCGAGTCCACCGAACGCAGCCCCGACAGCATCGTCTGGGTCTACCACCAACTGCCCCTGGCCAAGCACTTCAGGGGAGAAATGCGGGTAGTCTTCCAGCGGGCCGGCGGACTTACCCGTCAGAACTTCGTGCTGGGCGAATCGCAGACCGCCCAGGAAAAGGCCGACACCCTGGAGCGCAAGTTCTTTCCCGCCTCCAACCCCAATTGGATGGAAGCCGACGTGCGCTACCGCCTGACCATGGCGGGTCCGCCGGGCGTCATCAACGCGCGCGGCGCCGAATTGCCCACCTCGGGGACGGGCGACTTCGCCAAGCACGTGGCCGATCTCTTCCGTTCACCCGGCCAACTGCTGGAAGAGGAAGAAGAGGAACGCCGGCGTCGCATCCAGTCGCAGGACAGCATCAAGAAAGACATCGCCGCCAACGTCACCTTCGATTCCCTGCGGGTCGATCTCTCCTGGGAAAGCTATTTCCTGCCCCAGCAAGAATGGATGCTGCCGCTCACCGTCCAATTCCCGGTGCAAGGCCTGAAGGGACAGAGGGTCGACATCTACACTTCGCTGCTGGACGAGCAAGGCAGAATCTTCGATGAGTTCATCGACTCGCTGGAGATCCCCCAGGACTACCCGCTGGAAAACGTCGAATACGGCAACCGCTTCCTGGCCCCGGCCGGACACTACACTTTGCGCACGGTGCTGCGCGAGGTCGAGTCGCAGAGCAGCGGCACGGCCCTGCTAGAAGTCGACTTGCAGCAGCGCAGCCCCTCCAAGGTGGCTTTCGGGTCGGTGCTGGTCACCAACCGCGTGGAAGTGGGCTCCCCCGACCAGCCCCTGCCCTCAGACTCGGAGCTGGTCTACCAAGGCGTGCGGCTGCTGCCCATGAGGACTTCTCAGTTCGGCAGCGACTCTCACCTTTACCTTTACTTTCAGTACTGGGTGCCCGAACAACAGGACTGCCGGGTGGTGCTGGCCGCCAGCTTCATTCATGAAGGACAGATCATCAAGCGCATCCAGCCCACCGAGCTTCCCGGCTCCGCCCAAAGCGGACGCGACTGGGGCACGGTCATTCCTCTGCAGGGATTCGAGCCGGGACAGTACGTGCTTCAGCTCCAGTTGATGGATCTCGAGGCCAAGAGCAACGACTTCCACCGCCTCCGTTTCCAGGTCGGCTCCTAG
- a CDS encoding GWxTD domain-containing protein has product MGRGIFAEVRRGLTAGIFLGFLCPLVLAAGPAATGPPGPLAERYRQWLEEEVPYLISDRENDEFRALASDAERDAFIERFWRLRDPDPSTQANEFRQQHLKRIRQANEKFSEGIPGWRTARGRVWIMHGPPDTIHFDIGGSTLQLEIFGPTPVLAQQTSVKKTPFARIPLEMPDSEVWVYHHLDGARHFPGHFEVIFSRANRTALWAAAHQLSRLGPAADQNYTYRLQRDLAIARFMQENNTAGGYKVVYAGQYRYGSVEQLYSSIFTPSAAFRFDANEVVLGIRDLDESRGNVLERKLALRRRLRENVESEVYVQRFELGLQTGAVRAARGQTTLPVTLSLDSSWAGDTLEFLIELIGPGRQPVAHVVDRMRLQAHPAHGQGEEERDFLYQTRLEARPGSYRLAVYATLQDHRAAAFLSRPVELPDFSGESLAMSDVLLFRDVVPRASSAREESLPVRLLGGSRPPSLQDFYLIPATDSRFRRGDLLTAFVEVYNPALRDAQPDLDLVCRFWQGRRLVATVPSKSLDYLTEAGGKEEERRTAYGISFPLRRFAPGRYRLELEVLDRQAGQARRRSADFLIR; this is encoded by the coding sequence ATGGGAAGAGGCATCTTCGCCGAGGTCCGCCGGGGCCTGACGGCCGGGATTTTTCTCGGTTTTCTCTGCCCCTTGGTCCTGGCGGCGGGACCTGCGGCAACCGGGCCGCCGGGCCCTTTGGCCGAGCGTTACCGCCAGTGGCTTGAGGAAGAAGTCCCCTACCTGATCTCAGACCGCGAAAACGACGAGTTCAGGGCCCTCGCCAGCGACGCCGAGCGCGATGCCTTCATCGAGCGCTTCTGGCGCCTGCGCGACCCCGACCCTTCCACGCAAGCCAACGAGTTCCGTCAGCAGCACCTGAAGCGCATCCGCCAGGCCAACGAGAAATTCTCGGAGGGCATCCCCGGGTGGCGGACGGCGCGGGGACGGGTGTGGATCATGCACGGCCCGCCCGACACCATCCACTTCGACATCGGCGGATCGACGCTGCAGTTGGAGATCTTCGGCCCCACGCCGGTGCTGGCCCAGCAGACCAGCGTGAAAAAGACCCCCTTCGCCCGCATTCCTTTGGAGATGCCCGACAGCGAGGTCTGGGTCTATCATCATCTGGACGGGGCGCGACACTTTCCGGGACACTTCGAGGTCATCTTCTCGAGGGCCAACCGTACGGCCTTGTGGGCCGCCGCCCACCAGCTTTCGCGCCTCGGCCCCGCCGCCGACCAGAACTATACCTACCGGCTTCAGCGCGATCTGGCCATCGCCCGTTTCATGCAGGAGAACAACACGGCGGGAGGCTACAAGGTAGTCTACGCCGGGCAGTACCGTTACGGCAGCGTGGAGCAGCTCTATTCATCCATCTTCACCCCTTCGGCCGCCTTCCGTTTCGACGCCAACGAGGTGGTGCTGGGCATCCGCGATCTGGACGAGTCGCGGGGCAATGTGCTGGAGCGCAAGCTGGCCCTGCGGCGGCGGCTGCGCGAGAACGTCGAGTCGGAAGTCTACGTGCAGCGCTTCGAGTTGGGGCTGCAGACGGGCGCCGTCCGCGCCGCCCGGGGACAGACCACCCTGCCGGTGACTCTGTCCCTGGACTCCTCCTGGGCTGGAGATACCCTGGAGTTCCTCATCGAGCTGATCGGCCCCGGCCGGCAACCGGTGGCTCACGTGGTGGACCGCATGCGCCTGCAAGCTCATCCCGCCCATGGCCAGGGTGAGGAAGAGCGCGATTTTCTCTACCAGACCCGCCTGGAGGCCCGTCCCGGCAGCTACCGGCTGGCCGTCTACGCCACCCTCCAGGATCACAGGGCGGCGGCCTTCCTCAGCCGTCCCGTGGAACTGCCCGATTTCTCGGGGGAATCGCTGGCCATGAGCGACGTGCTGCTTTTCCGGGACGTGGTGCCGCGCGCTTCCTCGGCCAGAGAGGAGTCGCTGCCGGTGCGCCTTCTGGGGGGCAGCCGTCCGCCCTCTCTGCAGGACTTCTACCTGATTCCGGCGACGGACAGCCGCTTCCGCCGCGGCGATCTCCTGACGGCTTTCGTCGAGGTCTACAACCCCGCTCTGCGCGACGCCCAGCCCGACCTCGATCTGGTGTGCCGCTTCTGGCAGGGCCGGCGGCTGGTGGCCACGGTGCCCAGCAAGTCGTTGGACTACCTGACGGAAGCCGGAGGGAAGGAAGAGGAACGGCGCACGGCCTACGGCATCTCATTCCCCCTCAGACGTTTCGCTCCCGGACGCTACCGGCTGGAATTGGAGGTACTCGACCGCCAGGCGGGACAGGCGCGGAGGCGCAGCGCCGACTTTCTTATCCGTTAG
- a CDS encoding ferredoxin family protein, which yields MTFIICEPCIDTKDTACVDSCPVDCIHPRSDEEEFEGAKQLYIDPEECIDCGACVPECPVEAIFPEDEVPDQWQNYIEINYEYFGREL from the coding sequence ATGACCTTCATCATCTGTGAACCCTGCATTGACACCAAAGACACCGCCTGCGTCGACTCCTGCCCGGTGGACTGCATCCATCCGCGCAGCGACGAGGAGGAATTCGAAGGAGCCAAGCAGCTCTATATCGATCCCGAGGAATGCATCGATTGCGGCGCCTGCGTACCCGAGTGCCCGGTGGAAGCCATCTTCCCCGAGGACGAGGTGCCCGATCAGTGGCAGAACTACATCGAGATCAACTACGAGTACTTCGGACGCGAATTGTAG
- the pbpC gene encoding penicillin-binding protein 1C: MTKRRLLHRLAWVLGGLACLAGLLWWGTLPEVESFQAVKENFSRSDAVFLSRQKEVLQEVRVDMQGRRLRWTPLADISPALREAVLLAEDRRFFSHAGVDWRAAAGAATDWLRGQGLRGASTISMQAAALIDPRLRAQGRRSWMQKWNQVLTARALESSWSKEEILEAYLNLVWFRGELQGVEAASRGLFGKRPHGLERAEAALAAALIRAPNASWEQVAQRAQLLWEGASPAQRQEMDGLARRALSGGYRVAGRADEAFHAARRMLGGEESGASPIHSTLDAPLQRYAAQVLRQHLGHQDGRNVSDGAVLVVDNASGQVLAYLGGSAELSSARYVDGVQALRQAGSTLKPFLYGLAFERRLLTPASLLRDEPMEVAVGGSVYRPQNYDQSFRGWVTARVALASSLNVPAVQVWQTVGGEPFVERLRRLGIGPLLEADFYGPSLALGSAEVRLWDMVNAYRTLANGGLWTPLTLRLSGRDAAEDAPRRVYTPEAAFLLGRILSDRQSRAATFGLESALATRFWTAVKTGTSKDMRDNWCLGYSSRYTVGVWVGNFSGEPMWDVSGVTGAAPVWLDLMNRLHESLPSQPPDAPPGVVEARVRMALQGEVSKEWFLRGSQPREVRPRPAAAAAARILSPAADTVFALDPEIPDKRQRLFFRLDDCPHCRWRLNGEDLGPASAKISWKPVPGRHLLQLIGCPPSQASCNGPVLDAVTFQVRGSLD, encoded by the coding sequence ATGACAAAGCGCCGACTCCTTCACCGGCTGGCCTGGGTCTTGGGCGGGCTGGCTTGTCTGGCAGGGCTGCTCTGGTGGGGGACGCTCCCCGAAGTGGAGTCCTTCCAGGCCGTGAAGGAGAACTTCAGCCGCTCTGACGCGGTCTTCCTGAGCCGGCAAAAAGAGGTGCTTCAAGAGGTCCGCGTCGATATGCAGGGACGGCGCCTGCGCTGGACGCCACTGGCGGACATCTCCCCTGCTTTGAGAGAAGCCGTGCTGCTGGCCGAGGACCGGCGCTTTTTCTCTCACGCGGGGGTGGATTGGAGAGCGGCGGCGGGCGCCGCAACGGATTGGCTGAGGGGTCAGGGACTACGCGGAGCCAGCACCATCAGCATGCAGGCCGCCGCCTTGATCGATCCCCGGCTGCGGGCCCAGGGACGCCGTTCCTGGATGCAGAAGTGGAATCAGGTGCTGACCGCCCGGGCCCTTGAGAGCAGTTGGAGCAAAGAGGAGATTCTGGAGGCTTACCTCAACCTGGTCTGGTTCCGCGGCGAACTGCAAGGGGTGGAAGCAGCCTCCCGCGGACTCTTCGGCAAGCGTCCCCACGGGCTGGAGCGGGCTGAGGCGGCGCTGGCGGCCGCCCTCATCCGCGCTCCCAACGCCTCCTGGGAGCAGGTGGCGCAGCGCGCCCAGTTACTCTGGGAGGGAGCCTCGCCGGCCCAGCGCCAGGAAATGGACGGCCTGGCGCGTCGGGCGTTGAGCGGGGGCTACCGCGTTGCGGGCCGGGCCGATGAGGCCTTTCACGCCGCCCGCCGGATGCTGGGCGGAGAAGAGTCGGGCGCCTCGCCCATTCATTCTACCCTGGACGCCCCATTGCAGCGCTATGCCGCTCAGGTTCTGCGCCAGCACCTGGGCCATCAGGACGGACGCAACGTTTCCGACGGCGCCGTGCTGGTGGTCGACAACGCCTCGGGACAGGTCTTGGCCTACCTGGGAGGCAGCGCTGAGCTTTCCAGCGCCCGCTATGTGGACGGCGTGCAGGCCCTGCGCCAAGCCGGCTCGACGCTCAAGCCCTTCCTCTACGGACTGGCTTTCGAGCGGCGCCTCTTGACGCCGGCTTCGCTGCTGCGCGACGAGCCCATGGAGGTGGCGGTGGGGGGAAGCGTCTACCGTCCCCAGAACTACGACCAGAGCTTTCGGGGATGGGTGACGGCGCGGGTGGCGCTGGCTTCTTCGCTCAACGTCCCCGCCGTTCAAGTGTGGCAGACGGTAGGAGGCGAGCCCTTTGTGGAACGCCTGCGCCGGCTGGGCATAGGTCCCCTGCTGGAGGCTGATTTCTACGGACCTTCGCTGGCCCTGGGATCGGCCGAAGTCCGTTTGTGGGACATGGTCAACGCCTACCGGACGCTGGCCAACGGCGGCCTTTGGACGCCCCTCACCCTGCGCCTGTCGGGCCGGGACGCGGCCGAGGACGCACCCCGCAGGGTCTACACGCCGGAGGCGGCCTTTTTGTTGGGCCGCATCCTCTCCGACCGCCAGAGCCGGGCCGCCACCTTCGGCCTGGAAAGCGCGCTGGCCACCCGCTTCTGGACCGCCGTCAAGACGGGAACCAGCAAGGACATGCGCGACAACTGGTGCTTGGGCTATTCCAGCCGCTACACGGTGGGGGTGTGGGTGGGCAACTTCTCGGGAGAGCCCATGTGGGACGTCAGCGGCGTCACCGGAGCGGCCCCGGTCTGGCTCGACCTCATGAACCGTCTTCACGAGAGCCTCCCCAGCCAGCCTCCGGATGCTCCCCCAGGGGTGGTGGAAGCGCGGGTTAGGATGGCGCTGCAAGGGGAGGTGAGCAAGGAGTGGTTTTTGCGCGGCAGCCAGCCGCGCGAGGTGCGCCCGCGTCCGGCCGCTGCCGCAGCCGCCCGCATTCTCTCGCCGGCTGCCGACACCGTCTTCGCCCTCGATCCCGAGATTCCCGACAAGCGGCAACGCCTCTTCTTTCGCCTCGACGACTGTCCCCACTGCCGCTGGCGCCTCAACGGAGAGGATCTGGGGCCGGCCTCGGCAAAGATCTCCTGGAAGCCGGTGCCCGGACGCCACCTGCTGCAACTGATCGGCTGTCCCCCGTCTCAAGCCTCCTGCAACGGTCCTGTGCTCGACGCCGTCACTTTCCAGGTGCGCGGCTCATTGGATTAA
- a CDS encoding HEAT repeat domain-containing protein, whose protein sequence is MKRRVILCLTFLLLSLTGLAQNLERAPQGALEQKLEWARGQSQASSQDAFWFGYAFRRNMRRDAHVLNSYRMTLRDGLVSTYGRSLLPLLDDPATVFEDHFSPDPEEMVQKTVAVLLYFKSEDGAAHQLRNMVRGNVEFPFPLEDHPLVWAGQVEAAEGFRLMRSLYQGEEAEKARKEVVEAAAFHDLPRQALAFMQQVLSHEESADVRREAAEGLRMVQTPESVGLLQRTLQNDASAAVRKEAVEALGAISLARAEAALIEVLRENGEPDLRREAAEQLRRHKTERSVQALQQSAFEDSNSRVAREAVESLAYFADDQGLNALRRVLFQHPDEKVRCEAAESLGKRKDAPARRVLQEALQADIPASAQKEAVEALARFPAQDTLSTLIATAESHAQPAVRREALEQLGRQASERILPTLQRVAENDADYRVQREALEALLNIPQGRGVDTVVSIARTHPSLRLRKAAIRELGDSSHPQAKQALIELAKELEKKP, encoded by the coding sequence ATGAAAAGAAGAGTAATCCTTTGCCTGACTTTCTTGCTGCTGAGCCTGACAGGCCTGGCTCAGAACCTGGAGCGGGCGCCTCAGGGCGCTCTGGAACAAAAACTGGAGTGGGCCCGCGGGCAGTCCCAAGCCTCCTCCCAGGACGCCTTCTGGTTCGGCTATGCCTTCCGCCGCAACATGCGCCGGGACGCCCACGTGCTCAACTCCTACCGCATGACCCTGCGCGACGGACTGGTCTCCACCTACGGCCGCTCACTGCTGCCCCTGCTCGACGATCCCGCCACGGTGTTCGAAGATCACTTCAGCCCCGATCCCGAGGAAATGGTGCAGAAAACCGTGGCCGTCCTGCTTTACTTCAAGAGCGAGGACGGCGCCGCCCACCAACTGCGCAACATGGTGCGCGGCAACGTCGAGTTCCCCTTTCCGCTGGAGGACCATCCGCTGGTGTGGGCGGGGCAGGTGGAAGCGGCAGAAGGTTTCAGGTTGATGCGCAGCCTCTATCAAGGCGAAGAGGCGGAAAAAGCCCGCAAGGAAGTGGTTGAGGCGGCAGCCTTCCACGACCTGCCCCGGCAAGCGCTTGCCTTCATGCAGCAGGTGCTCTCGCACGAAGAGTCGGCGGACGTCCGCCGCGAGGCCGCCGAAGGACTGCGCATGGTGCAGACCCCCGAGTCGGTGGGCCTGCTGCAGCGGACGTTGCAAAACGACGCTTCCGCGGCCGTGCGCAAAGAGGCCGTCGAGGCCCTGGGAGCCATATCCCTGGCCCGCGCCGAAGCGGCCCTGATCGAAGTGCTGCGCGAGAACGGCGAGCCCGACCTGCGCCGGGAAGCCGCCGAGCAATTGCGCCGTCACAAGACCGAGCGGTCCGTCCAGGCGCTGCAGCAAAGCGCCTTCGAGGACAGCAATTCCCGCGTAGCCCGGGAGGCGGTGGAATCCCTGGCCTACTTTGCCGACGACCAGGGGCTCAATGCCCTGCGGCGCGTCCTCTTCCAGCACCCGGACGAGAAAGTCCGCTGCGAAGCCGCCGAATCCCTGGGCAAACGCAAGGACGCCCCGGCACGCAGGGTCCTGCAAGAAGCGCTGCAAGCCGACATTCCGGCCAGCGCCCAGAAGGAGGCGGTTGAGGCCCTGGCCCGCTTCCCCGCCCAGGACACTTTGTCCACGCTCATCGCCACGGCGGAATCTCACGCCCAGCCGGCCGTCCGCCGGGAAGCGCTGGAGCAACTGGGACGCCAGGCCTCGGAGAGAATCCTGCCCACCTTGCAGCGGGTGGCCGAAAACGACGCCGACTACCGGGTGCAGCGCGAGGCCCTGGAGGCCCTGCTCAACATTCCTCAAGGCCGCGGAGTCGACACGGTGGTCTCCATCGCCCGCACCCATCCCAGCCTGCGCCTGCGCAAAGCCGCTATCCGGGAGTTGGGCGACAGCTCCCACCCGCAGGCCAAACAGGCCTTGATCGAATTGGCCAAAGAACTGGAAAAAAAGCCCTAG